Sequence from the Lepisosteus oculatus isolate fLepOcu1 chromosome 13, fLepOcu1.hap2, whole genome shotgun sequence genome:
GAAGCTATTTTTGTCTCCTTATTAAGGAAGTAAGACTGATCCTCACTGAAACATTTGAAACACCTACTATTAGTGGGAGTTTCAGACTTGCTTTCTCCATGCCCTTTAGTAATATTACATTCAGACAAAGCAGATGTTTTATCTTTATTAAGCATGGGGGGGACAACTCCAGAAATGGGAGTATAATTTTGCAAGCAGATAGGCCTTTCTTTGGCAGAATTCCTCCTCGAATCACAGTTATCTGTCCAATCCTGCTTCTCTGGCACTTTCTGTGTATCTGGAGAAATTGCCTTTACATTCAGACTCCCATTGCTTCCCCGTACCTCAGACCCACTACACACTGTTTCTGATGGGCTGAACTTTTCTGCTTTCTGTCTGAGCCAGTTAACAATCCCCATTGCCAAGGAAATTTCAGTGTCACAAAGCTTTAGCAGGCATTCCTTACCCTTCCAGTTGCTCTGTAGGAGTTCCTGGCTGATAATATCCAAAGCCAGAGGTGGAGCGAGGTTTTCTTCTGCACCGACATGAAAGCTATGCATAGACAGAGGAAGCTCACTGGAAAGACCTAAAATGCTTTCTGTTACGCTCATGTTGTCATCAAAGATTGGAGTCATCCCTGACTCATTGGGGTCATAGAACAGCTCATACAGTGCGTCACCACTGTAGCTATCTCTTGGAAACCTGGTGGAGCTGCAAGGTGTTAGAGAACCCTTGCTATTATCCTCTTGTCCTGGGCTGAGTGAATCATAGTAGCCTTCATCACTCGTGGAGATGGATTCCTGGTTGTCGCTCTTTGGTGTTGCCATATCAGCATTCATATCCACCTGCTCCTGCTCAGACGGAGTAGGAAGGCTAGCAGGGGACGACACATTTGGTTTTTCACTTGCTGATTTAGTGGGAGTGGATTTCATTGGGTTCGGCTTCCTACCTTCAATCCTACGGTTCTGGTGCAACAGGAAGGCGTTGCCCATGCTGCCCCACTGTCCTAGGAAGTCCATGACCTCCGTTTGGGCAGGAGATGCCAGCTGCTCGATGCCTCCCTGGAATGACCCCCCCACTGGGCTCGGCTTCCTTGGTTCACAGATGTCTTTGTCGGGGTCCCTTCTCTGTTCCATCTCCAGGGGGACGTTCTGTTCATCATCAGCAAATATTTCCCCACAGCCTGTTTGGGAATCAAAGCTCTTTAGGGATGCCACGTCTTCACAAAGATTACTACAGCACTCATTAGACGAGTCTGATGGGGGGTCACTGTTGGGGTACTCCTGTGAAGCTGAGCACCCAGAAGAACACTCCTTATGCTTTTGGTGTCTTCTTGACCCTTTTGAGTTGACCTCTGCTCTGCTGCTCTCATGAGGCAAAGCACCCGGAGAGTTGGCTTTTTCGTGCTTGTTCCTCTTCATCCCAAATAGATCTCTGAACGCTTTCCTTGGCTTCCTCAATGAGATCCTCTTCTTGGGAATGGACTTGGCAATGGATGGCACAAAGGGCACTTGAGGCACAAAGTTCCTATAGTCGATTATTTGCCGTCCGCAACTGGAAGTGCTGCGGTTTTCTTGCAGCTCCCTGCTACCTTCAGCAGAGATTCCAAACCCAGAGAAACTGACACTGCTAACCAGCCTTCCTCTCCCCTGAGCAGAGAGGGTTAGTCCTCCCTCAGTGCTCCCTGCTTCTTGTGTTTCCTGCAGTCCCACTCCCGCCACGCAGTCATGGGTCTTGCTTTTCTTCACGGATCTTCCCTGGACCCAGTCCTGGGAGCATCCTTCAGGAGGATCTGCAGAGAAAGCGTCTTGTCCTGACCTGCTGCTGGCTGCACTGCTGGGCAAGGGGGTGCACAACAAGCCATGGTCATCCTCACCCAACTGGATGTCCACTATGGTGTTGATATGACCCTCAGGAACCGGTAGGCTGCTTCTTCTAAGGTTCTTTCTCAGCTCCATGGTGGCACCTCAATGGGTATTTCTGTAATGAAAAAAGAGCACAGCTGCTGTATTTGTGCACTTTTACACATATCATAATGACTTAACATCTTATGTCATGTCATTAACCAAACAGCTTTATATCATACAGTGTCATGGAAAGGCTGAGCCTACCGGCAAGCaacaagcgcaaggcagggtacaccgtgGACatgcagggcaagtgcaagacAATCATATATGGGGtaaatttggaggccacggtaaaggctgagggggggaatttggcccggacaccgggataaccAGGATCtgtaatgaccactgagagtcagcaCCTCAGTTTatcatctcatctgaaagatggcgcacactacagtataatgtccctgccactataccgggacattaggaccaacacagcccgcagggtgggTACTCCCCACtgatcccactaacaccacatccagcagcaaccatagcttcccaggaggtcccccaggttcaaccctgcttagcttcagtgggtagccagttgagagctgcagggtgatatggctgctagctcTTAACAGCTTATTtccattaataatattatacactcctcattctgattattagtgcttcttaaacttcaGGTACACAGGTTTGTAACATGAAAGTTTGTTTTGATGGAAAACCATTGAGATAATCCTAATAAAGAATTAAAAGGACTAATATAATAGTTTTTCGGTGATGGTGTGTCTACGGTAAAGAGAAGCACCCAACTGAAATCAGGAATATAATGTCAACTAAAACgatattttgtcttttgtttgtaatttaCCACAATGGAAAGAAGCAAATGTAATTCTttgaatactttatttttcctaataactttgttaaaaaaaaaaacaggatcaaTTTCCAATTCCAACATGATCAATTTTGATTCACAAGTCAATATTGATTATGACTTGCATAGACACACATCCACTATTAGGGTAAATAACTCCTACATCACTGGTTTGTGAAATTTGTTGCTTCAGAGGAACATCTATTTTCTTACTCTTAGTAACACAGCTTGGTAATATGACAGTCACATGAATGCAATCCTATTTTAGTAACTACTTCATAGAGGTAGATGAGATGCTTGTACTAATTGGTTACTGTCTGCCAAATAGGCTAGATCGGCTGAATGGTATCTTATTATTTGGAaccttattattttttatgtgtttgtAAAGCTAACATTTCTTTGTATATAACAATATCGGAGTTGCACTCCATTGTACACAGCATaaagtataaataaatatattcagaCTAGATCTCAACCACTTAGATTAGAAAAACTCCAAACATTGAAACGTAAAATCTCAGCAAAAGCTGTTGCGCACCCCACTGAACCTTACAGGAAAGAATACACATtgaggaatgtacagtatttcggTATATTGTTGAAATGGTTTGTTAGAAAGCCTATAATACGCGCTGACTGGTAATTCTAAAGGTCGCTGCAAAATATCAACACGTCTTGAGTCATTTGTTCTTTCAAAGAATTTTCAAATGTGTCTGTTGGCCTTAGCTGATTTAGTCACGCATATGTTAACGCCCAGGAAAATGAGTACAAAACAATTAATTGAATAAAttggattatttttaaaaagtattttcgtCTATTTTACACtcgcttaaaatatttaaaatcacgATCAGCTTCTCATCGTGGTACACTCCCCGACGTGATGTTGTTCTCGTGTTGGAAAAGATTATGAAAAGAGTATGAATTCCACAATCAGCACTTCGGCCAGTTCCCCCGCCTCCGGCTCTCACACTTTCGCATTCAGAGCACATCTCTGCAGCCCCTGAACAGGCACCGTTCAGGGCGACTCTCGTTACCAATAAATATGgcgaaaatgaaaaagaaatacattctTTACTTACTAAAAACAGGTCAGGAATAATTAGAAACAATCTTAACACTTAAGGGGTCTACGTCATATatgaataatacattattctcAAGGCAacaacacattgttttaaacacCGGCTACCCATAAATTGCGGTACTGTCAAACAGGCATACTGTACCGTAGACTGTGTGGCATGCCATTACAAATTAATTATTGAAGCCATACGTATACCCATTACAATTTTGGATAAGGAAAATGGTTTAAGACGTTGTCGCAGTTACAGTGCTTTCCCCAAATCCAGCgctttcaaaacaacagatGGTATAATTGAGAAAAACACCCTTTATTTTTTCCTATCATTTCAAGAAGATTTCCCTCTGGGTTTGTCTGTAAGGAATATCCCGCAAAATCATTAATAATACACGATGCCTGCATATAACAGCAGTAACAAGCAGAGATACGGTACCTCACTAATATAAATCAAGCAAACCGTTAAAAAAGCCGATATCCTAGGGTATGCTTACCTGTTTTTAAAGGATGTGATTCTGGGGCACCATTGTAAACCTGAACTGGTTACTATAGAGatggttctcctctctctctcagtctgcACGGTGCACTTACAAGCTAGAGCACCATTCCAATGGCAGGAAACATCTTTCTTAACGTCTCCCAGTAACAAGGACGAACTTGCACTGGGGGAAAAAAGGGTTCAGAACAACACGTCAGGCGGGCCATTTAACCACGCAGACccaaggttttgtttttaaactgacAAGGCTACCAATAATATTATATGTAGCTATACATTTATAATATTATGTTAACGCTGCTTAATGATCAATCCGCTATTGCACATAGTATTGTAGAATAAACAACATCGTAGTGCGGTTTGGTTACATTACAATgctgatgacatacagtaggtttcacCAATTTCATACAtacggtatatactgtataccgtgCGTGAACTGTACATCCGAGCTATGTAACTACCAGGTAATACCGTATCGTTTAACGCACATTTTCGTATAAAATATAGGGAAAAAACACCCCTTACCTGttccaatttaaaaatgaatataaaaatagttttcctTTAAAATCTAGGAAAAAGGAGTGGGGacaaaatgtaagaaaacaaGCCGTACCTGTTTCAGCATCTTGTGAGAGCCGAATCCCGTGCCTGCCACTGGAATGCACTCGCTCTCATCTCTCGCAATACGAGGGGAATGGATATCCCAGCAACCACTGGCTCGGAATGCTAATAACGCAGCCAACCTGTTCATTAGTCCTGGAATGCGGGAGGCAAATTCACAGCAGCAACAGGATCGAAAGGCTGTTCGCACGTTCGTTTTGTAGGGATTCAGTGTGGCGTGCACAGCTCTGCTCCTGCCGCTCTTCCAGCATGACTGCGCGCATTTTACTTGTATTCCGTAAAAATAATGCTGGGGGAGGCGGGTCGCGTGGCGGTTAGCGCGAATGCATAGCACCTCTTGTGTTCTGGGTG
This genomic interval carries:
- the amer3 gene encoding uncharacterized protein amer3; this encodes MELRKNLRRSSLPVPEGHINTIVDIQLGEDDHGLLCTPLPSSAASSRSGQDAFSADPPEGCSQDWVQGRSVKKSKTHDCVAGVGLQETQEAGSTEGGLTLSAQGRGRLVSSVSFSGFGISAEGSRELQENRSTSSCGRQIIDYRNFVPQVPFVPSIAKSIPKKRISLRKPRKAFRDLFGMKRNKHEKANSPGALPHESSRAEVNSKGSRRHQKHKECSSGCSASQEYPNSDPPSDSSNECCSNLCEDVASLKSFDSQTGCGEIFADDEQNVPLEMEQRRDPDKDICEPRKPSPVGGSFQGGIEQLASPAQTEVMDFLGQWGSMGNAFLLHQNRRIEGRKPNPMKSTPTKSASEKPNVSSPASLPTPSEQEQVDMNADMATPKSDNQESISTSDEGYYDSLSPGQEDNSKGSLTPCSSTRFPRDSYSGDALYELFYDPNESGMTPIFDDNMSVTESILGLSSELPLSMHSFHVGAEENLAPPLALDIISQELLQSNWKGKECLLKLCDTEISLAMGIVNWLRQKAEKFSPSETVCSGSEVRGSNGSLNVKAISPDTQKVPEKQDWTDNCDSRRNSAKERPICLQNYTPISGVVPPMLNKDKTSALSECNITKGHGESKSETPTNSRCFKCFSEDQSYFLNKETKIASSPGSGTNAIILLAIKKESLCESCKISLKHSSKDLHLCASCLSFIEQVKTTEVLNCATDGFHKSISLDIRGTCPSLPLGFFEPPSSPSRKGDEVNLMNLLEKCVGQMSALTISDCQDKELQENEPFFLQFVECISSKEMKDSSSEKDNEQNHRFLKPKKSLGACNAKKGKSLDSPCYHHSIKNGENDTATMPQDDCSVQEAPFPWDAGELEIGLVTTNSSDELVLETYRSPCSEKSRSIFHSEMSAGQPHRPTYLPISKNAYSEISNGQQHRTGQFGEDSAKGQVEKSRRHRRSVANVDGPHGYVLLEEKKEEQNRRM